GTCAAGGCTTGAACCAGTTGTGCGGTATGGGCGGTGCAATCACCAACGATATAAATCGTCTCGCTAATTACCTCAGAGCGGGAGGTGCCTGCAGTCTGGAGCACGATATCGATATTGTTGTAGGCGCGCTCGAACTGGGCAAACACATCGCCTGGAACCAGCTGACCATTTTCGTCCCAGGATAGCTGCCCCGAGGTATAAACCAAGCCAGCC
This genomic window from Alcaligenes faecalis contains:
- a CDS encoding RidA family protein, with protein sequence MQNKQAINPDNLPKLPGVVSHGIVLNKAGLVYTSGQLSWDENGQLVPGDVFAQFERAYNNIDIVLQTAGTSRSEVISETIYIVGDCTAHTAQLVQALTEARPAGSVPPTSTVVGVQSLFAERFLVEIQVVATV